The Thalassotalea nanhaiensis genome has a window encoding:
- a CDS encoding tryptophan halogenase family protein, giving the protein MNNPLKKVVIVGGGTAGWLTAGIIAAEHNAHRDDGLDITLIESPDLKPIGVGEGTWPTMRDTIQSIGISENDFISCCDVSFKQGSQFVGWCDDTSANSYYHPFLAPHGFGQSNLTKHWQQSKTSTSFAHTVSFQPHLCDYGCAPKQKQTPEFAAVANYAYHLNAAKFAQLLQKHCTEKLKVKHIKDHVTGVNGNIDDNIQSISTKQHGNLSAELFVDCSGSSAILLAQHYKIPFINKKDVLFNDTALAVQVPYANANEKIASHTISTAHDAGWIWDIGLPTRRGVGCVYASDYMTDDGAEAQLRAYLSNTLPQNIIKEANIRKLSFIPGYREKFWHKNCVAVGMASGFLEPLEASALALVELSAKMIAKELPAEQSIMPITAERFNRRFHYRWQRIIEFLKLHYVLSNRSAKYWQDNKATNTIPDRLQQLLALWQYQEPTYNDFTEIEEIFPAASYQYILYGMGFKTQVRATSRRIDNQLLSEKLITENQQLCQKYLAGLPTNRELIDHIIHQQMNKKCAN; this is encoded by the coding sequence ATGAACAACCCCCTTAAAAAAGTTGTAATTGTTGGTGGTGGAACTGCTGGTTGGTTAACAGCAGGCATAATTGCTGCTGAGCACAATGCACATCGCGATGATGGTTTAGATATCACCTTGATCGAATCACCTGATCTTAAACCTATCGGAGTTGGAGAAGGTACCTGGCCAACAATGAGAGATACCATCCAATCTATCGGTATTTCTGAAAATGATTTTATCAGCTGTTGCGACGTGTCCTTTAAACAAGGCTCACAATTTGTTGGCTGGTGTGACGATACATCTGCTAATAGTTATTATCATCCATTTTTAGCACCACACGGTTTTGGTCAATCAAACTTAACCAAACATTGGCAACAATCAAAAACCTCAACTTCTTTTGCTCATACGGTTAGCTTTCAACCGCATTTATGTGACTATGGCTGTGCACCTAAGCAAAAACAAACACCTGAATTTGCCGCGGTTGCTAATTATGCTTATCACCTAAATGCTGCAAAATTTGCACAACTGCTGCAAAAACACTGTACTGAAAAACTCAAAGTGAAGCATATCAAGGACCATGTTACTGGCGTGAATGGCAACATTGATGACAATATCCAGTCTATTAGCACCAAACAACATGGCAATTTAAGTGCTGAGTTATTTGTTGATTGCTCAGGAAGCTCGGCTATTTTATTAGCGCAACATTACAAAATACCTTTTATCAACAAAAAAGACGTGCTGTTTAATGACACCGCACTAGCTGTACAAGTCCCCTATGCTAATGCGAATGAGAAAATTGCATCACATACTATTTCTACAGCGCACGATGCTGGCTGGATTTGGGATATAGGCCTGCCAACTCGTCGTGGTGTAGGCTGTGTTTATGCCAGTGACTATATGACTGATGACGGTGCAGAAGCACAGCTTCGTGCTTATTTATCTAACACACTGCCACAAAATATAATAAAAGAAGCAAATATTAGAAAGCTGTCTTTTATCCCTGGTTATAGAGAGAAGTTTTGGCACAAAAACTGTGTGGCTGTTGGCATGGCATCAGGCTTTCTTGAGCCACTGGAAGCATCTGCACTGGCATTGGTAGAATTATCCGCCAAAATGATTGCAAAAGAGCTGCCCGCAGAGCAATCAATCATGCCAATTACTGCCGAGCGATTTAATCGTCGTTTTCATTATCGCTGGCAACGTATCATTGAATTTTTAAAGCTGCATTATGTGCTTAGCAATCGCAGCGCAAAATACTGGCAAGACAACAAAGCTACAAACACCATACCTGATCGTTTACAGCAACTGTTGGCTTTATGGCAATACCAAGAGCCAACGTATAATGACTTTACCGAAATTGAAGAAATCTTTCCGGCTGCCAGCTATCAATACATCCTTTATGGTATGGGATTTAAAACCCAAGTTAGAGCAACATCAAGGCGAATTGATAACCAATTGCTTAGTGAAAAACTTATCACTGAAAACCAACAGTTATGCCAAAAGTATTTGGCAGGCTTACCGACAAATCGTGAATTAATTGACCATATTATTCATCAACAAATGAATAAAAAGTGTGCTAATTAA